The following are from one region of the Phycisphaerae bacterium genome:
- a CDS encoding DUF393 domain-containing protein — protein MDRWEIKVLYDGECPLCRREADLLRWLDGGRGKVLLEDITSPEFDAGRYGVTTDQLMGQIHGVLSTGRLVKGMQVFRRAYDAVGWGWLLAPTNWPILRRCFDAGYEWFARHRLRLTGRLGHCRTGRCGPPREAA, from the coding sequence ATGGACCGATGGGAAATCAAAGTCCTGTACGATGGCGAGTGCCCGCTGTGTCGCCGAGAAGCCGACCTGCTCCGCTGGCTTGACGGCGGGCGCGGCAAGGTGTTGCTGGAGGACATCACCAGCCCGGAGTTTGACGCCGGCCGTTACGGAGTAACGACGGATCAACTGATGGGCCAGATTCATGGCGTGCTGAGCACCGGGCGGCTGGTCAAGGGCATGCAGGTTTTCAGACGAGCCTACGACGCCGTGGGGTGGGGCTGGCTGCTGGCTCCGACGAACTGGCCGATCCTTCGCCGCTGCTTCGACGCCGGATACGAGTGGTTTGCCAGGCATCGGCTGCGGCTGACGGGGCGATTGGGCCATTGTCGCACGGGTCGGTGCGGACCGCCGCGCGAGGCCGCGTGA